From a region of the Andrena cerasifolii isolate SP2316 chromosome 13, iyAndCera1_principal, whole genome shotgun sequence genome:
- the LOC143375967 gene encoding uncharacterized protein LOC143375967: MVPCIVYILKYFIFMWNMDQVKYAFEWIQCDYDSLTNERELRFVEKFADQATTIVKSILYCLTFIFLPLGFPFLAVLFNIETPVNQSRSVLIPFKVEHFVDQDRYFYWIMFHIDATTVLGVFILLVTESTFVHFTTHACGLLEIVGVKIIAYL, from the exons ATGGTACCGTGTATAGTCTACATATTGAAGTACTTCATTTTTATGTGGAATATGGACCAG GTAAAGTACGCTTTCGAGTGGATCCAATGCGACTATGATTCATTGACGAACGAGAGGGAGCTTCGATTCGTAGAAAAGTTTGCTGACCAAGCAACAACCATAGTCAAGTCCATCTTGT ATTGTTTGACGTTTATATTCTTACCTCTCGGCTTCCCGTTCCTGGCGGTACTCTTCAATATAGAGACGCCTGTTAATCAGTCTCGCTCGGTGCTAATTCCCTTCAAAGTCGAGCACTTCGTCGATCAAGATCGATACTTCTACTGGATCATGTTTCACATCGACGCTACCACGGTCCTGGGTGTTTTCATCCTGTTAGTCACAGAGTCTACATTCGTACATTTCACCACGCACGCGTGCGGATTACTCGAAATTGTCGG GGTGAAAATAATCGCATATTTATAG
- the LOC143375959 gene encoding odorant receptor Or2-like, which yields MVLLPVNVEYFVDQDRYIYWIALHCDTAMLLGAIIVFVTESTFVHFTTHACGLLEIVGDRVERVLENSILNVLHDKAYLAIHGQLVTTITLHQRILKFIECLNTSMLTHYCILIAIGVVSLSMNLYILAKAMLLMKVIVEMTIAVTWIVIYFFYMGCGNYIAQMLLDKGNDLFVKTYNARWHDAPLPVQKMLQFIRQRSMLPTALVFGGLYIGSFEFFSKLVNVSMSYFTVLYSTA from the exons ATGGTGCTATTGCCCGTCAACGTTGAGTACTTCGTTGATCAAGACCGATACATATACTGGATCGCATTGCACTGCGACACGGCCATGCTCCTGGGTGCTATCATCGTGTTTGTCACAGAGTCTACATTCGTACATTTCACCACGCACGCGTGCGGATTACTCGAGATTGTCGG CGATCGAGTGGAACGGGTGTTggaaaatagtattttaaatGTTCTTCATGATAAAGCGTATTTGgcgatacatggtcaactagtAACAACCATTACACTGCATCAACGAATACTCAA gttCATTGAATGCTTGAATACCTCCATGCTCACACATTATTGCATACTGATTGCTATCGGGGTGGTTTCGTTAAGTATGAACCTCTACATC CTGGCCAAAGCAATGCTGCTGATGAAAGTCATTGTCGAAATGACAATTGCAGTAACATGGATCGTAATTTACTTCTTTTACATGGGCTGTGGTAACTACATTGCCCAGATGCTGTTAGACAAGGGCAATGATCTGTTCGTGAAAAC ATACAACGCAAGATGGCACGACGCACCCCTGCCAGTACAAAAGATGTTGCAGTTCATTCGGCAGAGAAGCATGCTACCTACTGCCCTCGTGTTTGGTGGCCTTTACATTGGTTCATTCGAATTCTTTTCTAAG CTAGTGAACGTATCGATGTCGTATTTCACGGTACTCTACTCTACGGCTTAA
- the LOC143376117 gene encoding mitotic-spindle organizing protein 1: MPESEAVHHQINAARKTFQTLYQISKLLNTDLDPATLSICIRLCENGVNPYALATVVKELQREVRAMNATNQLESPTSKSSLNK; this comes from the coding sequence ATGCCAGAGTCAGAGGCTGTGCATCATCAGATAAACGCTGCTCGTAAAACGTTCCAGACGCTCTACCAAATATCCAAATTGCTCAACACCGATTTGGACCCGGCCACTTTAAGCATATGCATTAGGTTATGCGAGAACGGGGTAAACCCGTACGCTCTCGCAACTGTGGTGAAGGAGTTGCAGAGGGAGGTGAGAGCTATGAACGCTACCAACCAGTTAGAATCGcctacgagtaaatcgagcttAAATAAATAG
- the Boca gene encoding LDLR chaperone boca, whose protein sequence is MKREVICVMLVLIYVEASIDAKSGKKKSWRDKDIRDMTDADLDHLLDQWEENEEPLEPDELPEHLRPCPKVDISKLDVSNPDNILKMTKKGKGVMMFVDTEEDVSVEQADVIMKIWQTSLQNNHIIAERYPIDPKRSVFLFREGSQAVDAKNFLLQQPELSHVTLEGQIYYRDQQKQSAHTMRMQESSNTQNTADEKQRKMEL, encoded by the exons ATGAAAAGGGAAGTCATTTGTGTGATGTTGGTGTTGATTTACGTCGAGGCGAGTATCGACGCGAAATCTGGCAAAAAGAAATCGTGGAGGGATAAAGATATACGGGACATGACTGATGCCGATCTAGACCATTTGTTAGATCAGTGGGAG gAAAATGAGGAGCCTTTAGAGCCGGATGAGTTACCCGAACACCTTAGACCCTGTCCCAAAGTTGATATATCCAAG CTCGATGTATCCAATCCTGATAATATACTCAAAATGACGAAGAAGGGCAAAGGCGTGATGATGTTCGTCGATACCGAGGAGGATGTTTCAGTGGAGCAGGCCGACGTGATAATGAAGATCTGGCAAACCAGCCTTCAGAATAACCACATTATCGCTGAAAG ATATCCGATCGACCCGAAAAGATCTGTGTTCCTATTCCGCGAGGGCTCGCAGGCTGTAGACGCAAAGAATTTCTTACTCCAGCAGCCGGAATTGTCCCACGTTACCCTCGAAGGGCAGATTTATTACAGAGATCAGCAGAAGCAG AGCGCGCATACAATGAGAATGCAGGAGAGTTCGAATACTCAAAATACAGCGGATGAGAAACAGAGGAAAATGGAATTGTAA